The Bombus vancouverensis nearcticus chromosome 17, iyBomVanc1_principal, whole genome shotgun sequence genome has a window encoding:
- the LOC143303927 gene encoding uncharacterized protein LOC143303927, with the protein MRILQTNLGRSWRAQDLVYQAIRESTIALAVVAEPYRVLDALEWAGDTDQIVAVTWTSTPGAFAHGTLLERGNGYVAIEWVGMVVVGVYVSPNSGWAAFEEFLNGVGDSVRRLLPRQVLVLGDFNAHSTGHAL; encoded by the coding sequence ATGCGCATCCTCCAGACTAACCTGGGAAGATCATGGCGAGCGCAAGACCTGGTCTACCAAGCCATTCGGGAGAGCACGATCGCCCTAGCGGTGGTGGCAGAACCATACAGAGTCCTGGATGCTCTGGAATGGGCCGGAGATACGGACCAAATTGTTGCTGTTACTTGGACATCAACGCCGGGGGCGTTTGCCCACGGAACTCTGCTGGAACGCGGCAACGGATACGTCGCGATCGAGTGGGTAGGGATGGTGGTGGTGGGTGTGTACGTATCACCCAACAGCGGATGGGCAGCATTCGAGGAATTCCTGAACGGGGTTGGCGACTCTGTCAGGCGACTACTTCCCCGGCAAGTGCTCGTCCTGGGAGACTTCAACGCGCACTCCACGGGCCACGCGCTGTAA